The Aminipila terrae nucleotide sequence ACCATTCATAAAGGAAGGAAGCTCCTGTTCTATCTCCTTGCATTGGTCATAAATGTCCTGCTCTTTCTTTAGAATATTTTCCGGTTTACCAGTTTTATTCTGAATTTTTATCTGTTTTCCCTCAGCCATGTGATAATCTCCTTTACAGCTTCATCATCACTGTTATATTCTGATATATTAAACCATTTTATATCGTCATATCTTTTAAACCAGGTTATCTGTCTTTTTGCATAATGTCTTGTATTACGCTTAACCAGATAAACAGCATGCTCCAAATCATATTCTCCATTTAAATAGCCTATGATTTCTTTGTATCCTATGCCTTTCATGGAAATACTGTCTGAAGTCAGGCCCATGTCAAGAAGCCCTTTTATTTCATCAACCAGTCCCATATCAAGAAGCATATCCACCCTGAGATTAATCCGCTCATACAGTTCTTCTCTGTTACGAGAAAGTCCTATTAACTTATAAGCATAATCCGAAGTTTTTACAAAAGATTTCTCGAAGGGCTGAATGCCTTGCTCTGAATTTTCTGCTACTTCCAGTGCCCGAATCACTTTCTTTAGATTATTTGGGTGGATACGTGCTGCTGCTTCACTATCCTGCTTTGAAAGCAATTGATGTACATATTCATTGCCATGTTTTGCAGCAAGATTTTCCAGTTTCTTTCTGTATTCATTTCCCACAGGAGGGGCTGAAAAATCCATCTCATATATTAGAGAATTTACATAAAGCCCTGTTCCGCCGGAAATAACAGGTGTTTTTCCCTTGGAAAAAATCTGTTCAATGGCATCTCTGGCACGTTTCTGATACTCAGCTACAGAAAAAGGCTCTCTTGGATCAATCTCATCTACCAGGTAATGTTTTACCTGATTTTGCTCCTCCTGGGTAGGCTTGGCACTTCCTATGTCCATAAACTTATAAAGCTGCATAGAATCAGAAGATACAATTTCCCCATTAAAGTTTTTTGCTATTTCAATAGCATATTTAGTTTTTCCAACTGCAGTTGGTCCTGCAACGATTATTATTTCTCTATTCATAATTTGTACCGTTTACAATAAAATATTTACTTAAACCCGTTTAAACATTTTTTCAATTTCATATTTTGTCATTTTTATAAAAGTTGGTCGTCCATGAGGGCATGAATATGGGTTTTCACATTTTGCCAAGTCATTCATCAGTTGTCTGCATTCTGCCATGGACAATACATCATTGGCTTTAACTGCCGATTTGCATGATCTGGTTATAATCCGGCTTACTTTTGCTTCATTTTCAATGTCTACATCTTCTCCTATATTTTCAAGGAAATAATCTACCATATTCTGTGCTTCAGAAAGCTCCATAAACATAGGGATTTCTTTAATGATATATGTTCTAGTTCCAAAAGGTTCAATTTCGAATCCCATATTGCGAAGTAACTGCACCCATGATTTCTCTGTTGATTTTATAGCATAAGGTACCTCTGCCATAATCGGCGTTAAAATAGTCTGGTGAAGTTTTTCCTCATCCTTATATTGTTTTAATAGCTTTTCATAAAAAATCCGTTCATGAGCTGCATGCTGGTCAATCAAATAAAAGCAATTTTCATCTACCGCCGTTATGTAGGTATTAAAAATCGTTCCTGTAAGATTCAGTTTCATAAAAAACGTATCTGTAGGAGGAGTCTGTTCCGCGGTTACAGAATTCTCCACATGATCAGGATTATAGTCAAGTTCCTCCCGTTCTTTGACCAATGTTGACAATATTTTTTTTATATCAACCTGCTCCTGATTCTCTTCACTCTTTTTTATCTCCTGTTTATTTTCATTTAATACATTTAAGACCTTTTCATTTACTTCCGCTTCCTGAATCTTTTGTTTTACTACTTCTTCCTGATTACTTTCAGAAAAAATAGTTTTAACCTGCAAGTGCTGGTGTTGTGAGGCAACACCTTTATCTTCTATGCTTTTTCCCTTTAAAGGGGATTCTTCCAATTTATAATCATATACTTTTGGCGTTAAATCTATTTTATTTCTGGTTATATGGCTTTCTGTAACCTGTGGTATTGCCTGCTGGGAAAGCAGCCCCCTCTTTATGGACTGTGCAATAAAGTTTTTTACTTCCATATCCTGATTGAAACGAACTTCCTTTTTATTTGGATGAATATTTACATCTACAAGTTCAGGCTTTATTCTGAAAAACAAATATGCTATAGGATATCTGCCTTCAAATAATCTTTCTGTATAACCTTCCTGAACAGCTAAATCCATTATCCGGTTAGAGATGCTACGTCCATTGACAAAGAAAATCTGCTGTTTTCTATTGGTCTTACTGAAATCCGGCCGTGATATGTACCCCTCTAAGCTCATACTTTCACTTTCGCTGGATATATGAATTAAGCCTTCACTAAAGGATTTACTATAAACAGTGATTATATTACTGTATTTATCCCCTTTACCATTAGTAGAAAATAAAATGGTCCCATTATTGATTAATCTGATTTTTATTGCTGCATAAGCAAGGGCTATTTTGGAAATAAAGTCTATAATCAGGGTACTTTCTGTGGCATCCGTCTTCATAAATTTTAATCTTGCAGGGGTATTGTAAAATAAGTCAGAAACAATAATTGTAGTCCCGTCAGGGCAGCCTGTTGCAGACTTTTCAAATACTTCTCCTCCATGAATCTTCAAGGACACACCAGTTTTTGCATCCACGGTTTTAGTAATCAGTTCAACCCTGGAAACGGCTGCTATGCTGGATAAAGCTTCTCCTCTGAAGCCTAAGGTGAGTATACTGTTTAAATCTTCATCTGTGGTAATTTTACTGGTTGCGTGGCGTAAAAAAGCTAGTTCCACTTCATTTTCACCAATACCGCAGCCATTATCCGTCACTCTGATATAAGTTTTGCCACCATTTCGAATCTCCACAGTAATATTAGTTGCACCAGCATCAATGGCATTCTCTACTAACTCTTTTACGATGGAAAGGGGTCTGTCTACTACCTCTCCTGCTGCTATTTTATCTGCAACGTTTTTACTAAGAATTTTAATCATTTGCAGCCTCCTGCAATTCACCTAATATTTTTAGTGCTTCCCATGGTGCAAGTTTCATTAAATCGATACTTTTCAGTCTTTCTATAACAGGATTTGGTGCAAAACTGAATAAGGACAATTGCTCTCCCTGTGATGAATCGTTGTATTTTAGATTTTTCTTTTCACTGGTAACTGCCTCTTGTTCTGCTACCTTCTCTGCAAGTACATTACTGCCAAAGTCCAGATTACTCTCATCGTCATATTGTCCGGATTCCAGGCCCACCAGCTTATTTTCTGCAGCTTCCAGCACCTTCTTAGGAACTCCTGCAATTTTTGCCACATGAATTCCATAACTCTTACTGGCACTGCCAGACACAATCTTATGTAAGAAAACGATATTTCCGTTTTCTTCTGCCACATCTACGTTTAAATTTCTTACTCCCGGAATGCTCTCTTCCAAAGCAGTAAGTTCATGGTAATGGGTGGCAAATAACGTTCTGATTTTATTTCTTTCATTGCAAAGATATTCCACAACAGCCCATGCGATGGATAATCCGTCATAGGTGCTTGTCCCTCTTCCGATTTCATCAAGAATAACCAGACTCTTTGAGGTCGCAGTATTTAATATGTAAGCCAGTTCACTCATTTCCACAAAGAAAGTACTCTGTCCCTGAGCCAGATTATCAGAAGCTCCAATTCTGGTGTAAATTCGATCCACTACTCCAACGGAAGCACTTTCACAGGGAACGAAACACCCAGCCTGAGCCATCAGTACAATTAATGCAGTCTGTCTCATATAGGTAGACTTTCCTGCCATGTTAGGCCCGGTTATAAGTAGCAGACTTGAATCCTTATCATTCACATAAGCATCATTGGAAACAAAAATTCCGTCTTTAATCATTTGTTCTATGACAGGATGTCTGCCTTTTGTGATGATAAGACTACCGCTGTCATTTACATCAGGTTTTACATATCCCAAGGCAGAAGACACGTGCGCAAATGAAGTCAGTACATCGATTACAGCAATAGCTGAAGATGCTTTCTGTATGGTACCGATATACTCCTGAATATTATTTCTGATCTCAGTAAATATTTCGTATTCCATCTGATTGATTTTAGATTCTGCGTTAAGCACCAGGTTTTCCATCTCTTTAAGTTCAGGCGTTATAAAACGTTCACAGTTTACCAGTGTCTGTTTACGAATATAATCTTCTGGTGCCAAATCTAAGTTAGATTTGGTTATTTCTATATAATATCCAAATACTTTATTAAACCGGACTTTAAGATTCTTAATTCCTGTTCTTTCACGTTCTTTTCCTTCCAGTTCTGCAATCCAGCTTTGTCCATCTTTTATAGAAAACCTTAAATCATCCAATTCTTTAGAAAAATCGGGCTTAATAAGGCCTCCTTCTTTTATGGTGAACGGGGGTTCTTCAACTATAGCATTTTCAATCAAGTCGTGAACCTCCATTAAGGAGCTGTTTATCTGATTATTTAAACGGTTAAATAACTCATTATCTAAAGACCCCATTTCAGCTTTAAGCTCAGGAAGAATAAACAATGAATTCCTCAGGGCTATTAAATCCTTTCCATTGGCATTGCCGCATGCTATGCGTCCTGCAAGCCGCTCTAAATCATAAACTTTCTTTAAACACTCTTTTATATTGTTTCTGATAATAATTTCGTCGCAAAGGACCTCAACCGCATCCAGTCTCTCATTTATTTGGCTGCTGCTGTTTAAAGGTTCTCTAAGCCATTGTTTCATTTTTCTTGACCCCATAGCTGTATGAGTTTTATCCAGTACGCCTAATAAAGAACCTTGTACATTTTTTTCATATAAAGTTTCTGTTATTTCCAGGTTTCTGATGGTGGCCTTATCTAAGGACATATGTGAGCCAATGTCATATACCGTGACGTTAGTAATATGACTCAGATTATGTTTTCTCGTTTCAAACAGATAGCTTAGCAGTGCACCGAGAGAAAGGCACGAAAGTTCAGCATTTTCAAGACCTAAACCGACAAGCGATTTAATATTAAACTGTTTTAAAATCACATCATTTGCCGTAATAATATTATGGTAACTTTCCGGCAGAAGATTAAAATAGGCATCTGTAACCTTTTTCATTTCTTCTATGGAAACAATGTTTTCCGCTGTTTCATTGATGATTACTTCTTTTGCCTTTATTTTTACCAGCTCATTCAGTAAGACTTCTAATGCCCCACTGTCCTTTATACTTGTTGTATATAATTCACCGGTAGATATATCACAATATGAAATTCCTGCTCCATCTTCATTTAGAAATATGGATGCCAGATAATTATTTTCTTTTTCATTCAGCATTGTCTGATTGACAATAGTTCCCGGCGTGATAATCTGTATTACCTCACGCTTCACTATACCCTTTGCAGTGGCAGGGTCTTCTACTTGTTCGCAAATTGCAACTTTATAACCTTTATCCACTAACTTTGCAATATAAGTGTCTGCGGAATGAAAAGGGACTCCGCACATGGGAGCCCTTTCCTCTTGACCGCAGTTTTTTCCCGTCAAGGTTATTTCCATTTCTTTTGATGCAGTGATAGCATCCTCAAAAAACATTTCATAAAAATCGCCGAGCCTAAAGAACAAAATACAGTCCTGATGATTTTGTTTTATTTCCATATATTGCTGCATCATAGGTGTTAATTGCATATATTCTTTATACTCCTTTTAATTAATAGATTTTGTTATTTATGTCCTAATGCTTTATATTTTTCAAGACCTAATCTCATTAGTTCTACACCACGTACTAAATCTTCCTTCTTCAATACATAAGCAATTCTAAGCTCATCTTTTCCTAATCCCTTAGTTCCATAGAAGCCCTGAATTGGAGCATACATAACCGTTTCACCATTATCTTCAAATTCTGTCAGAAGCCATACTAAGAAATCTTCTGAACTTTCTACCGGCAGCTTAACCATTATGTAGAATGCACCACCAGGTTTCTGGCAAACTACTCCAGGGATCTTCATGATTTCTTCGTAAACAGCATCTCTTCTGCTTTCATATTCTGTTCTTACATCATTAAAATAAGAAGGATCCAGTTGGTATAATGCTGTAGCACCTATCATGTCAAGAGTTGGGCAGCATAAACGTCCCTGAGCAAGTTTCATAGCATTTGACATAAGTTCTTCGTTTTTAGATACGATACAGCCAATTCTTGCACCACAGGCTGAGAATCTCTTTGATACAGAATCAACGATGATAACTCTTTCTTTTATATCTTCCATCTGGCCGAAAGATGTCATTTCTCTTCCATCGTATGCAAATTCTCTGTATACTTCGTCAGCAATAATCCAAAGATCATGCTTCTTAGCAACATCAGCAATAACCCTCATTTCATCTCTTGTCAGAATGGTTCCTGTAGGATTGCCCGGATTTACTAAAGATATTGCTCTGGTTTTATCGGTTATTACTTTTTCAATTCTATCAGCAAAAGCATAACGATAACCTTCTTCAGCATTTGTTGTAACAGGAACAACATTGCCTCCTGCTGCAGAAATAAAGGTCTGGTAATTTGTGTAGAATGGTTCTGGGACAAGGACTTCATCACCATAATCAAGCAGGCACGTATAAATCATGCTCAATGCTTCTGAACCACCATTTGTGATTAGTACATCTTTTCGTTCAATGCTCATTCCAAAGCGGTTAAAGTAATTTGCAATGGCATCCTGTAACTGCACAAGTCCGCCTGATTCTGCATAAGCAAGAACTTCGGAATCAAAGTTTTTTACAGCCTCCATAAATGCTTTTGGAGTCTTAATATCAGGCTGGCCGATATTAAGGTGGTAAACCTTTTTACCTTTTGCTTTAGCTTCAATTGCGTACACATTGAATTTTCTGATTGGTGAAAATTGCATCGCCTGTACTTTTTTTGATAATTTCATTTTAAATTCTCCTTTTTACCTTTAAATGAAATAGTCTTAAGAATTGATTAAAATTTATTGAAAAAAAAAATTGAAAACTAATCCAGGGTTTCATGAGACATATCAGCAATCTTTTCTATTGTCTCATCACCGAAACCTTCACATTGTTCTTTTTTTAAGTGCAGTAAATATTCTATATTACCTTTAGCACCAGTTACTGGTGAAAAAGTAAGGCCCTGAGGATATAAGCCACAGTTTTTTGCATAATCAATAACATTTCTTATTACTTCTTTATGGACTTTGATGTCCCTGACTATTCCTTTTTTGCCTACCTGCTCTCTGCCAGCTTCAAATTGCGGCTTGACTAAACATACAATACTTCCCGTATCTGCCAGAAGTTTCCCTGCCACAGGGAATACCAGTTTAAGTGAAATGAATGACACATCTATACTGATAAAATCTATATCTTTATCCACAGTATCAAAATCCAGGTATCTGATATTAACCTTTTCCATATTGACTACTCTTGGGTCATTTCTTAATTTCCAGTCTAACTGTCCATAACCTACATCTATAGCAAAGACCTTTGCAGCTCCTTTTTTCAGCATGCAGTCAGTAAAACCTCCCGTAGAAGCTCCTATATCCATGCATACTGCATTTTCAAGGTGAAAATCAAACAGGCCTAATGCTTTCTCCAGTTTAAGTCCCCCCTGCTTACATAAGGGCAGATGTCTTCTTTCACAAAGAATTCGGAAGTATCTCTTACGGAAGTCCCTGCTTTATCTACTCTTTGACCATCCACATAAACGATTCCTGCCATAATTGCACTTTTTGCTTTTTCTCTTGATTGAAACAATCCCTTTTCAACTAGTACTACATCAAGTCTGTCTTTCAATAAAGTCACGCACCCTTTCACTTATACCTTCTACATCCAGTTTATATTTTCCGAAAAGCTCTTTATCGTCTCCATGTTCTACAAAATAATCAGGCCAGCCGATATTTCTGCATGGAATATTTATATCATTATTTATTAACAGCGATACTACCTGCTGACCAAAGCCACCAGTAATAACATTGTCTTCAATCGTAACAATTTTCTTTGTTGTTTTTGCTATGCTTATTATAGACTCTTCATCCAGCGGACGAATAGCTCTGGCATTTACAAGGCCTATATCCACGCCCTTTTCCCGTAAATCCAAACATACTTCAAAAGCAATGGAAAGCATCTTGCCTACAGCAAAGATAACCAATTCTGTTCCCTCGAAAATGACTTTGTTCTTTTTGATATCTCCATAATCTCCGTTATATACGGATGTAAAATCCAATGCTTCACCTCGAGGATACCTTATTGCGCACGGTCCGTCAAGTGTTAAAGCATATTCAAACATTTCTGCCAATTCTCTTCCATCGGCAGGTGCCAGTATAGTCATGTTTGGCATATGATTCAGATAAGATAAATCAAACACTCCATGATGAGTTTCTCCATCAGCGCCTACATTTCCTGCTCTGTCAATGGCAAAAATAACAGGCAATTTCTGCATACAGACATCAATCATCATCTGGTCATAAGCTCTTTGTAAAAAAGTAGAATATATGGCTACTATTGGTCTGTATCCTGCGACAGCAAGCCCTGCTGCAAAAGAAACCGCGTGACCTTCTGCAATGCCCACGTCAAAAATCCTGTCCGGATATCTTGCATAAAACTTATCCAGACCTGTACCATTAATCATTGCTGCGCAAATCGCCACAACTTTTTGATTCCTACCCGCAAGCTGAATCATTTTATTGCCAAAAACCTGAGAATAGGAAAATCCATCAGCGGCTTTTAAAGGTAATCCCGTAGTTGGATTAAAGGGTGCCACCCATGAAATTTATCAGGGCTGTTTTCAGAATTTCTATAACCTTTGCCCTTTTTTGTTAATACATGAAGAACCACAGGGCCTTCCACGTTCCTGGCAAGCATAAGAGCTGTAGTCAGATCTTCTATGTTATGGCCATCAAAGGGCCCCATATATTTAAAGCCAAGTTCTTCAAACAGAGCTCCTTCTACCACTGCATACTTAATGGAATCCCTCAGGTGCTCAATACCCGCATATAAGCTTTCCCCCACTCTGGGAATTCCCTTTAGCGTTTTCTTCACTTGTTTTTTGAAATCCAGATATGTAGAGGACATTCGTAAGTTACTCAGATGTTGAGATAACCCCCCAATATTTTTTGATATAGACATACCATTATCATTTATAATAATAATCATCTTGGATTTGGATGCTCCCGCATTATTCATTGCTTCAAAGGCCAGGCCTCCAGTTAGAGCACCATCACCAATAACCGCAACAACTGCAAAATCATCTCCGGTTAAATCCCTTGCTGCTGCTATACCTGCAGCAGCAGAAATAGAATTGCTGCTATGTCCCGTATCAAAACAGTCATGAGGGCTCTCCTCTCTTTTAGGGAATCCACTCATACCACCATATTGTCTCAGGGAAGAAAACTTATCAGCTCTTCCCGTTAAAATCTTATGCACATAAGACTGATGTCCTACATCCCAGATAATTTTATCTCTAGGACTTTCAAAAACAGTATGCAGTGCAATGGTAAGTTCAACAACTCCCAGATTTGACGCTAAATGGCCTCCTGTTTTTGATACATTTTCTATTAAAAAGTCTCTTATCTCATAAGTCAGTAATTCTAACTCATCATTAGACATACGCTTTAAATCCTCAGGGAAATTCCCTGTCAAAAGATTTATTTTGTTTCTTTCACCCATTACACCGTTCTCAAAAGTGAGCTCCTTTACAATCATTTACCTCGAGCGACCATTTCCTCAGCGAAATTATTAAAGAACTCAGCCTCATCATAATAACATTCTAAAAAAGATATTGCCGTTTCAGTAAGGTCTCTTAAATAAGCTTTGCAGTCTTCTAAATCATACAAGCAAGGATACGTTGATTTATGTTTCTTCTGGTCATTTCCAGCTTTTTTACCCATTTCCTGTTCATCACCACAAACATCCAGTATATCATCAGCAATCTGGAAAGCCAGGCCCAGATTCTCTGCATATCCCGTCAAATCCCTAAGCTGTTTTTCTGTGGCTCCTCCTAAATACGCACCTGCTCTCACAGAAGCAGTAATTAAAGCCGCAGTTTTATTAAAATGAATATAGTCCAGCATTTCTTTCGAACACTGTTTATTCTCTGCTTCTATATCAGCCACCTGTCCAGCTACCATCCCACGGCACCCAGCGCCCTTTGATATTTCATAAATGGCTCTTATCCTGCGTTTTAATTTAACAGAATCATCCAGATATAAAAGCATGTCTTTATTCATGGCTTCAAAAGCAGAAGTAAGCAGTCCATCACCGGCAAGTATAGCCATGGCTTCTCCATAAACAACATGGTTTGTTGGTACTCCTCTTCTTAGCTCATCATCATCCATAGCCGGTAAATCATCGTGGATAAGAGAATAAGTATGGATATATTCCATGGCGCATGCATAAGGAATTGCAGCACGAATATCTCCTCCTACAAATTCACATGAAGCCAGTAGTAACACAGGTCTAAGCCTTTTACCTCCGGCAGTTAAACTGTATTTCATCGCTTCATATACTGTAATGCTCTTGTGGTCAATTTCAGGTAGAAAATCTAAGATATGTTCATCAATTAAATCTTTGTATGTTGAATATGAAATATTGTCCATAACGTGTTCCTCCTTTATTGCTTTGAATAGAACTCAATTTTCTGCTTCGCATTATTTAATATAGCATCACACTTATTGTAATACTCAATACCCTGTTCAAAGCTTTTTAAAGCATCTTCCAGAGATACCTGATCACTTTTTAAATATTCTGCCGAAAGTTCAAGTTTTTCAAGAGCTTCCTCAAATGATAAATCTTTTTTTGCGGCCATGATTATTTATCCTTCCTTATTTCTTTCACTGTACCTTCAATACTGCCATCTCTCAATATAACCTTAAAAACATCATCAACCTTTAATGCTTCTACCGAATTAATTAATTTCCCTTTATTATCTGTTAAGGCACTGTAACCTCTTGCCATAATATTTCGTGGATTTAAAGCTTCCAGCTGGGCTTTGATTGAATCAATTTTATTTTTATCATTGGATACCAACGAATTTAAAAGCGTAAACAATTCTTTATACTGGCTATCTATATAATTTTTTTGAATAGTAATTCTGTGTTCCAGCTTTGAGGTTAATGCTTGTATATTACAGCTCTGAAGCTGAAGTTCCTTATCCCGGATAAAAGAATAAATCTGATGCTGCAAATTGTCTTTTAGCTGTAAAATATAATTCCGGAGTTCATTAACATCTGGAACCGCTATTTGTGCAGCTGCCGTCGGAGTTTCTGCTCGTTTATCCGCTACGAAATCAGAAATTGTAAAATCAATTTCATGTCCAACTGCTGAAATCACAGGAATTTTTGATTCAAATATGCTCCTTGCTACAATTTCTTCATTAAATGCCCATAGCTCTTCTATAGAGCCTCCTCCCCGGCCTACAATAATGGTATCCGTTTCAGGAAATAACAGATTAACCTGCTTTATGGCTTCTGCTATATCTGGTGCAGCATTTGGTCCCTGGACCAATACAGGATAAACCAGAACATCGACTATATTATTCCTTATTTTTATTATTTTTATGATATCCCTGACAGCAGCTCCCGATTCTGAAGTTATAACTACTATTTTATTTGGAAAAAAAGGAATGGGCTTTTTATATTTTTCATCGAACAATCCCTGTTTTAAAAGCTTTTCCTTCAATTTTTCGAAAGCAATACTTAAATTTCCCAGCCCGGATATTTGAATATCCCTTATATTTAAAGAATATGTACCACCTTTTTCATATAAATATATATACCCTTCAGCAGTAATTTCCATCCCATCGGCCAGTTCAAAACGTAAATGCTGAAAATTTTCTGCAGGTAAAAAGCAGTTTATCTTACTATTCTCATCTTTAAGGGTAAAATATACATGACCGGTTCCATGGAATTTCAAATTAGAAATCTCGCCTAATACTGAAACATTACCTAAAAGCGGATCTGTTTGCAGCACCCTTTTTATATATGCATTTAGCTGTGAAACTCTTACTGGCTTTATTGCCATAAGCTTTTTCCTCCTAATAGTGCTACTCCCACTGCATTATCACCAGCCAGTTCCTGTCTGCCAAATTGGATTTTTGTGTGTTTGCCTTCAAAGGAACTTTTTATTTCAGCACTGATATATTTACTGCA carries:
- the miaA gene encoding tRNA (adenosine(37)-N6)-dimethylallyltransferase MiaA, which produces MNREIIIVAGPTAVGKTKYAIEIAKNFNGEIVSSDSMQLYKFMDIGSAKPTQEEQNQVKHYLVDEIDPREPFSVAEYQKRARDAIEQIFSKGKTPVISGGTGLYVNSLIYEMDFSAPPVGNEYRKKLENLAAKHGNEYVHQLLSKQDSEAAARIHPNNLKKVIRALEVAENSEQGIQPFEKSFVKTSDYAYKLIGLSRNREELYERINLRVDMLLDMGLVDEIKGLLDMGLTSDSISMKGIGYKEIIGYLNGEYDLEHAVYLVKRNTRHYAKRQITWFKRYDDIKWFNISEYNSDDEAVKEIITWLRENR
- the mutL gene encoding DNA mismatch repair endonuclease MutL yields the protein MIKILSKNVADKIAAGEVVDRPLSIVKELVENAIDAGATNITVEIRNGGKTYIRVTDNGCGIGENEVELAFLRHATSKITTDEDLNSILTLGFRGEALSSIAAVSRVELITKTVDAKTGVSLKIHGGEVFEKSATGCPDGTTIIVSDLFYNTPARLKFMKTDATESTLIIDFISKIALAYAAIKIRLINNGTILFSTNGKGDKYSNIITVYSKSFSEGLIHISSESESMSLEGYISRPDFSKTNRKQQIFFVNGRSISNRIMDLAVQEGYTERLFEGRYPIAYLFFRIKPELVDVNIHPNKKEVRFNQDMEVKNFIAQSIKRGLLSQQAIPQVTESHITRNKIDLTPKVYDYKLEESPLKGKSIEDKGVASQHQHLQVKTIFSESNQEEVVKQKIQEAEVNEKVLNVLNENKQEIKKSEENQEQVDIKKILSTLVKEREELDYNPDHVENSVTAEQTPPTDTFFMKLNLTGTIFNTYITAVDENCFYLIDQHAAHERIFYEKLLKQYKDEEKLHQTILTPIMAEVPYAIKSTEKSWVQLLRNMGFEIEPFGTRTYIIKEIPMFMELSEAQNMVDYFLENIGEDVDIENEAKVSRIITRSCKSAVKANDVLSMAECRQLMNDLAKCENPYSCPHGRPTFIKMTKYEIEKMFKRV
- the mutS gene encoding DNA mismatch repair protein MutS; translation: MQLTPMMQQYMEIKQNHQDCILFFRLGDFYEMFFEDAITASKEMEITLTGKNCGQEERAPMCGVPFHSADTYIAKLVDKGYKVAICEQVEDPATAKGIVKREVIQIITPGTIVNQTMLNEKENNYLASIFLNEDGAGISYCDISTGELYTTSIKDSGALEVLLNELVKIKAKEVIINETAENIVSIEEMKKVTDAYFNLLPESYHNIITANDVILKQFNIKSLVGLGLENAELSCLSLGALLSYLFETRKHNLSHITNVTVYDIGSHMSLDKATIRNLEITETLYEKNVQGSLLGVLDKTHTAMGSRKMKQWLREPLNSSSQINERLDAVEVLCDEIIIRNNIKECLKKVYDLERLAGRIACGNANGKDLIALRNSLFILPELKAEMGSLDNELFNRLNNQINSSLMEVHDLIENAIVEEPPFTIKEGGLIKPDFSKELDDLRFSIKDGQSWIAELEGKERERTGIKNLKVRFNKVFGYYIEITKSNLDLAPEDYIRKQTLVNCERFITPELKEMENLVLNAESKINQMEYEIFTEIRNNIQEYIGTIQKASSAIAVIDVLTSFAHVSSALGYVKPDVNDSGSLIITKGRHPVIEQMIKDGIFVSNDAYVNDKDSSLLLITGPNMAGKSTYMRQTALIVLMAQAGCFVPCESASVGVVDRIYTRIGASDNLAQGQSTFFVEMSELAYILNTATSKSLVILDEIGRGTSTYDGLSIAWAVVEYLCNERNKIRTLFATHYHELTALEESIPGVRNLNVDVAEENGNIVFLHKIVSGSASKSYGIHVAKIAGVPKKVLEAAENKLVGLESGQYDDESNLDFGSNVLAEKVAEQEAVTSEKKNLKYNDSSQGEQLSLFSFAPNPVIERLKSIDLMKLAPWEALKILGELQEAAND
- a CDS encoding pyridoxal phosphate-dependent aminotransferase translates to MKLSKKVQAMQFSPIRKFNVYAIEAKAKGKKVYHLNIGQPDIKTPKAFMEAVKNFDSEVLAYAESGGLVQLQDAIANYFNRFGMSIERKDVLITNGGSEALSMIYTCLLDYGDEVLVPEPFYTNYQTFISAAGGNVVPVTTNAEEGYRYAFADRIEKVITDKTRAISLVNPGNPTGTILTRDEMRVIADVAKKHDLWIIADEVYREFAYDGREMTSFGQMEDIKERVIIVDSVSKRFSACGARIGCIVSKNEELMSNAMKLAQGRLCCPTLDMIGATALYQLDPSYFNDVRTEYESRRDAVYEEIMKIPGVVCQKPGGAFYIMVKLPVESSEDFLVWLLTEFEDNGETVMYAPIQGFYGTKGLGKDELRIAYVLKKEDLVRGVELMRLGLEKYKALGHK
- a CDS encoding transketolase C-terminal domain-containing protein, which produces MAPFNPTTGLPLKAADGFSYSQVFGNKMIQLAGRNQKVVAICAAMINGTGLDKFYARYPDRIFDVGIAEGHAVSFAAGLAVAGYRPIVAIYSTFLQRAYDQMMIDVCMQKLPVIFAIDRAGNVGADGETHHGVFDLSYLNHMPNMTILAPADGRELAEMFEYALTLDGPCAIRYPRGEALDFTSVYNGDYGDIKKNKVIFEGTELVIFAVGKMLSIAFEVCLDLREKGVDIGLVNARAIRPLDEESIISIAKTTKKIVTIEDNVITGGFGQQVVSLLINNDINIPCRNIGWPDYFVEHGDDKELFGKYKLDVEGISERVRDFIERQT
- a CDS encoding 1-deoxy-D-xylulose-5-phosphate synthase N-terminal domain-containing protein, which encodes MGERNKINLLTGNFPEDLKRMSNDELELLTYEIRDFLIENVSKTGGHLASNLGVVELTIALHTVFESPRDKIIWDVGHQSYVHKILTGRADKFSSLRQYGGMSGFPKREESPHDCFDTGHSSNSISAAAGIAAARDLTGDDFAVVAVIGDGALTGGLAFEAMNNAGASKSKMIIIINDNGMSISKNIGGLSQHLSNLRMSSTYLDFKKQVKKTLKGIPRVGESLYAGIEHLRDSIKYAVVEGALFEELGFKYMGPFDGHNIEDLTTALMLARNVEGPVVLHVLTKKGKGYRNSENSPDKFHGWHPLIQLRDYL
- a CDS encoding polyprenyl synthetase family protein — its product is MDNISYSTYKDLIDEHILDFLPEIDHKSITVYEAMKYSLTAGGKRLRPVLLLASCEFVGGDIRAAIPYACAMEYIHTYSLIHDDLPAMDDDELRRGVPTNHVVYGEAMAILAGDGLLTSAFEAMNKDMLLYLDDSVKLKRRIRAIYEISKGAGCRGMVAGQVADIEAENKQCSKEMLDYIHFNKTAALITASVRAGAYLGGATEKQLRDLTGYAENLGLAFQIADDILDVCGDEQEMGKKAGNDQKKHKSTYPCLYDLEDCKAYLRDLTETAISFLECYYDEAEFFNNFAEEMVARGK
- the xseB gene encoding exodeoxyribonuclease VII small subunit, translated to MAAKKDLSFEEALEKLELSAEYLKSDQVSLEDALKSFEQGIEYYNKCDAILNNAKQKIEFYSKQ